One Nitrospina watsonii DNA segment encodes these proteins:
- a CDS encoding OPT family oligopeptide transporter: MASVDTDFHPTPGTPQLTVRAILTGMTLGALLVPCNVYSGLKIGWSFNMSITAALLSLAFWRLSEKLAGTRPWGLYENNINQTAASAGASIVSAGLVAPIPALAMLTGERLPWGVLAVWTFAISAMGLVVAVGLRRQMLVTEKLTFPAGVATAEVMQDIYAHGREAAARLKMLTASALVAGTVKALEVSTSLIGKLGFPAAVGGGTATGALQMAGYKQVTLKNLGFVLDPSLLMVGFGAIVGARVGVSLLLGAVFAWGVLGPWALAQGWAEAGANDPGAYWFGDMVKWLLWPGVTLMVTASLTTFTFSAWRALRQRRQRAAAGEFETMMTDGTWRGFRVGLVASMALVVIAQVTLFDITWPMAILAVVLTFLLAIVAARVSGETGIPPIGALGKVTQLTFGVLSPASATTNLMSANVTGGAAGQCSDLLHDFKTGLLIHASPRLQSIAQVFGILTGSLVGTAAYLFLIPDPQAMLLTAEWPAPAVATWKAVAEVFQQGLGALPAGAVPAMALAGAAGLCLALLEQFLPASQNRWLPSAASLGLAFIIPAWVSISMFIGGLLSWALKRCVADWHRRFLVVLAAGLVAGESLAGVGHALLQLLSY, encoded by the coding sequence GAAAATCGGCTGGTCGTTCAACATGTCCATCACCGCCGCTTTGTTGAGCCTCGCCTTCTGGCGGTTGAGCGAAAAGCTGGCGGGCACGCGCCCGTGGGGCCTTTACGAAAACAACATCAACCAGACAGCGGCTTCGGCCGGAGCCTCCATCGTTTCCGCCGGGCTGGTCGCGCCCATTCCGGCGCTGGCCATGCTGACGGGCGAGCGCCTGCCGTGGGGCGTGCTGGCGGTGTGGACGTTTGCCATCAGCGCTATGGGGTTGGTCGTGGCGGTGGGGCTGCGGCGGCAGATGCTGGTCACCGAGAAGTTGACCTTTCCGGCGGGCGTGGCCACGGCGGAGGTGATGCAGGACATCTACGCGCATGGCCGGGAAGCGGCGGCGCGATTGAAAATGCTGACCGCCAGCGCCCTGGTCGCGGGCACCGTGAAGGCGCTCGAAGTGTCCACCTCTCTGATCGGGAAACTGGGATTCCCCGCAGCGGTGGGTGGTGGGACGGCGACGGGCGCGTTGCAGATGGCAGGATACAAACAAGTGACGCTCAAAAACCTCGGCTTCGTGCTCGACCCGTCTTTGTTGATGGTCGGCTTCGGCGCCATCGTCGGTGCGCGTGTCGGCGTGTCGTTGCTGTTGGGCGCGGTGTTCGCCTGGGGCGTGCTGGGCCCGTGGGCGTTGGCCCAGGGTTGGGCGGAAGCCGGAGCGAACGACCCCGGCGCCTACTGGTTCGGCGACATGGTCAAGTGGCTGTTGTGGCCGGGGGTGACGTTGATGGTGACGGCGTCGCTGACCACGTTCACCTTCTCCGCGTGGCGGGCGCTCCGGCAGCGGCGGCAGCGGGCAGCGGCGGGCGAATTCGAAACTATGATGACCGACGGCACCTGGCGCGGTTTCCGCGTCGGGCTGGTGGCGTCGATGGCGCTGGTGGTGATCGCGCAGGTGACGTTGTTCGACATCACCTGGCCGATGGCGATCCTCGCCGTGGTGCTGACGTTTCTGTTGGCCATCGTGGCGGCCCGGGTGAGCGGCGAAACCGGCATTCCGCCCATCGGCGCGTTGGGCAAGGTGACGCAGTTGACCTTCGGCGTCCTCTCTCCGGCCAGCGCCACCACCAACCTGATGTCGGCAAACGTCACCGGCGGGGCGGCGGGGCAATGCTCCGACCTGCTGCATGATTTCAAAACCGGGTTGCTGATCCACGCCTCGCCGCGTTTGCAAAGCATCGCACAGGTGTTCGGCATCCTCACCGGGTCGCTGGTGGGCACCGCCGCTTACCTGTTTCTCATCCCCGACCCGCAGGCGATGCTGCTAACCGCCGAGTGGCCGGCACCGGCGGTGGCCACGTGGAAAGCGGTGGCCGAAGTGTTTCAACAGGGACTGGGCGCGCTGCCCGCCGGGGCGGTGCCCGCCATGGCTCTGGCCGGGGCGGCGGGGCTGTGCCTCGCCTTGCTCGAACAATTTTTGCCTGCGAGCCAAAACCGGTGGTTGCCGAGCGCCGCCAGTCTCGGTCTCGCGTTCATCATTCCCGCCTGGGTTTCCATCTCGATGTTCATCGGCGGCCTGCTTTCGTGGGCGTTGAAGCGGTGCGTTGCGGACTGGCATCGGCGTTTTCTGGTGGTGCTGGCAGCGGGACTGGTGGCGGGCGAAAGCCTCGCCGGCGTGGGCCACGCCCTGCTTCAACTGCTTTCCTACTGA
- a CDS encoding putative bifunctional diguanylate cyclase/phosphodiesterase, whose protein sequence is MTFPAGFAQVSQMEAIMENLLEGVILTDLKGFILWTNFSAQRLLDFSASELSGRNIRSLFATPSMDFWDMRFDYAHEDPDRAPVPSETCEIRGIARNGSLIPLSLKIDHLEKGATPGLLFVVQDLSEKKKAEETIRHLAYYDSLTGLPNRELFCDRLIQALAHSQRHRELLALMLVDLDNFRYINDTYGEEMSNRVLTQVSHRISNSLSEDNSLARLNGDRFGLIVPQIQKSDAMDLGQEMLTAFSKPLSCMDKEILVTGSIGIALYPHDGVTAPSLLKNAEIAMSQAKRSGKNTYFFFDPRMEEKACSRMELAACIRRGLKQNEFEVFYQPQIDFQSGRLTSSEALIRWRHPQLGWVPPSTFIPLAEETGLILDIGEWVLSQACSQNKKWQTMGLGNPRIAVNLSACQFRKEGLAQQISQTLQQLEMKSNTLELELTESTFLENPEQGMKILDEFRDMGVTVSIDDFGTGYSSLSYIKTITPGVLKIDQSFVNEVINPTNRAIVQAIVTMAKSLDIETIAEGVETQEQFDILHGMGCDKYQGYYYSPAVPAEGMTQIMMQDMKN, encoded by the coding sequence ATGACCTTTCCTGCCGGTTTCGCCCAGGTTTCACAAATGGAGGCCATCATGGAAAACCTTTTGGAGGGGGTGATCCTGACCGATCTCAAAGGGTTTATTTTGTGGACGAATTTCTCGGCGCAGCGCCTGCTGGATTTTTCCGCGTCGGAGTTGTCCGGACGCAACATCCGTTCGTTGTTCGCCACGCCCTCCATGGATTTCTGGGACATGCGTTTCGATTATGCGCATGAAGACCCGGACCGGGCTCCCGTGCCAAGCGAAACCTGTGAGATACGCGGCATCGCCCGCAATGGATCCTTGATCCCGTTGAGCCTCAAGATCGACCACCTGGAGAAGGGCGCGACGCCGGGACTGCTTTTCGTGGTGCAGGATCTTTCGGAAAAGAAAAAAGCGGAAGAGACCATCAGGCATCTCGCCTATTACGATTCCTTAACCGGCCTGCCCAACCGGGAGTTGTTTTGCGATCGGTTGATTCAGGCGTTGGCGCATTCGCAGAGGCACCGGGAGTTGCTGGCGCTGATGCTGGTGGATCTGGATAATTTCCGTTACATCAATGACACCTACGGCGAAGAGATGAGCAACCGGGTGCTGACGCAGGTGTCGCACCGCATCAGCAATTCCCTGTCCGAGGACAATTCACTGGCTCGGCTGAACGGTGACCGGTTTGGTTTGATCGTGCCGCAGATTCAGAAATCCGACGCCATGGATCTGGGGCAGGAGATGCTGACGGCTTTCAGCAAACCGCTTTCCTGCATGGATAAGGAAATTCTGGTCACCGGTTCCATCGGCATCGCCCTGTATCCGCACGATGGCGTCACCGCACCGAGTCTGCTGAAGAATGCGGAGATCGCCATGTCGCAGGCCAAGCGGTCAGGCAAGAACACGTATTTCTTTTTCGATCCGCGCATGGAAGAAAAAGCCTGTTCGCGGATGGAGTTGGCGGCGTGCATCCGCCGCGGATTGAAGCAGAACGAGTTCGAGGTGTTTTATCAGCCGCAGATCGATTTTCAAAGCGGCCGCCTCACCAGTTCGGAAGCGTTGATCCGCTGGCGTCATCCGCAACTCGGTTGGGTGCCGCCTTCGACCTTCATCCCGCTGGCGGAAGAAACCGGACTGATTCTCGACATCGGTGAATGGGTGTTGTCCCAGGCCTGCTCGCAGAACAAGAAATGGCAGACCATGGGACTGGGCAATCCGCGCATCGCGGTGAACCTGTCCGCCTGCCAGTTCCGCAAGGAAGGTCTGGCGCAGCAGATTTCTCAAACCTTGCAACAGTTGGAAATGAAATCCAACACGCTGGAGCTGGAGCTCACCGAAAGTACGTTTCTGGAAAACCCGGAACAGGGAATGAAAATCCTCGATGAGTTCCGCGATATGGGCGTCACGGTTTCCATCGACGACTTCGGCACCGGCTATTCGTCCCTGAGTTACATCAAAACCATCACACCGGGCGTGCTCAAGATCGATCAGTCCTTCGTCAATGAAGTGATCAACCCGACCAACAGGGCCATCGTGCAGGCCATTGTCACCATGGCCAAATCGCTCGATATCGAAACCATTGCCGAAGGCGTGGAAACGCAGGAGCAGTTCGATATTCTCCATGGCATGGGGTGCGACAAGTATCAGGGGTATTACTACTCCCCGGCGGTGCCCGCAGAGGGCATGACGCAGATCATGATGCAGGACATGAAAAACTGA